A single genomic interval of candidate division WOR-3 bacterium harbors:
- a CDS encoding ATP-dependent Clp protease ATP-binding subunit yields MQERFTERVRKVMSYARQEAIRLHHDYIGTEHILLGIVKEGEGVAAVVLTNLGINLDDLRRAVENAVPAGFETLVLGEVPLNQEAKSALNFAVDEARKMNHTYVGTEHLLLGLLREERGVACQVLQSLGIDIELVRQETIRLLSGDKGPAGAKTRSKTPALDYFSRDLTQLAREEKLDPIIGREKEIERIVQILARRKKNNPVLIGEAGVGKTAIVEGLAQRIVAGRVPNVLKNKRVLALDMAAIVAGTKYRGQFEERLKSILNEIQHHGDCIIFIDEIHTIVGAGAAEGAIDASSILKPALARGEIQVIGATTPEEYRRYIEKHSALERRFQKIMVEPPTVAETVQILQGLKEKYELHHNVTYEDAALYAAAYLADRYITDRYLPDKAIDVIDEAGSRVKLLRPVINPELDEIESKIEKITRAKEEAVRRQEFERAAELRDEQKKLTEYLKRKRKEWEKKGSFPVVTEEDIAYVVSSWTSIPLAKLEEKESSRLLRMEDELKQWIVGQDEAITAVAKAIRRSRAGVKDPRRPIGSFIFLGPTGVGKTELARVLARFLFGDENALLRFDMSEYMEKFNVSRLVGAPPGYVGYEEGGQLTEKVRRKQYSVVLFDEIEKAHPDVFNILLQILDDGQITDSLGRKVNFKNTVIIMTSNIASTEIRGLSGIGFTPATPEVNYENIRDKVMTEVKRVFRPEFLNRVDEVIVFRPLDKPQMEAIVDIQLRELSRRLEEKKITIELTPAAKELLVQEGFDPQYGARPIKRALRRLLEDPLAEELLRGGLAENTTIIVDRDGNRLIFRESPKGAEAPIKE; encoded by the coding sequence ATGCAGGAAAGATTTACCGAGAGGGTTCGCAAAGTAATGTCTTATGCCCGGCAGGAGGCAATAAGGCTCCATCACGACTACATCGGCACCGAACACATCTTACTGGGCATTGTCAAAGAGGGTGAAGGCGTTGCCGCGGTTGTCCTGACCAATTTAGGTATTAACCTTGATGACCTGCGTCGGGCAGTGGAAAATGCGGTTCCTGCCGGATTTGAAACGCTCGTTTTAGGCGAAGTGCCGCTGAACCAGGAGGCAAAATCGGCGCTCAACTTTGCGGTTGATGAAGCCCGCAAGATGAACCACACCTATGTCGGCACCGAACACCTCCTTCTTGGACTTCTGCGCGAAGAGCGTGGTGTTGCCTGTCAGGTACTCCAATCTCTGGGCATTGATATCGAACTGGTGCGTCAGGAGACGATTCGCCTTTTGAGCGGTGATAAAGGACCGGCCGGTGCCAAAACCCGTTCCAAGACCCCGGCGCTGGACTACTTTTCGCGTGATTTGACCCAGCTTGCCCGCGAAGAGAAACTGGACCCAATCATTGGCAGAGAAAAGGAGATTGAGCGCATTGTCCAAATTCTTGCCCGGCGCAAAAAGAACAACCCGGTTCTAATCGGCGAAGCCGGGGTGGGCAAAACCGCAATTGTTGAAGGGCTTGCCCAGCGCATCGTTGCGGGCAGGGTGCCCAATGTTTTAAAGAACAAACGGGTCCTGGCGCTGGATATGGCAGCGATTGTTGCCGGCACCAAGTACCGGGGTCAGTTTGAGGAGCGGTTGAAATCAATTTTGAATGAGATTCAGCATCATGGCGACTGCATCATCTTCATTGATGAAATCCACACGATTGTCGGCGCCGGTGCAGCAGAAGGCGCAATTGACGCATCAAGCATCCTGAAACCGGCGCTTGCCCGCGGTGAGATTCAGGTGATTGGTGCCACAACCCCGGAAGAGTACCGCCGCTACATTGAAAAGCACTCCGCCTTAGAGCGCCGGTTCCAGAAGATTATGGTTGAACCGCCCACGGTCGCGGAAACGGTTCAGATTCTCCAGGGGCTCAAAGAGAAGTACGAACTGCACCACAATGTCACCTATGAGGATGCCGCGCTTTACGCTGCCGCCTACCTTGCTGACCGCTACATTACCGACCGCTATCTGCCGGACAAGGCGATTGATGTGATTGATGAAGCCGGCTCCCGGGTAAAACTGCTGCGGCCGGTAATCAATCCGGAACTGGACGAAATTGAAAGCAAGATTGAGAAAATCACCCGCGCCAAAGAGGAGGCGGTGCGGCGTCAGGAGTTTGAGCGCGCCGCGGAACTGCGCGACGAGCAGAAGAAGTTGACCGAATACCTCAAGCGGAAACGCAAGGAGTGGGAAAAGAAGGGCAGTTTCCCGGTTGTTACCGAAGAGGACATCGCCTATGTCGTTTCGTCCTGGACCTCCATTCCGCTTGCCAAACTGGAAGAGAAGGAGTCTTCCCGGCTGTTGCGAATGGAAGACGAACTGAAACAGTGGATTGTCGGACAGGATGAGGCGATTACCGCGGTTGCCAAGGCAATTCGGCGCTCCCGTGCCGGAGTCAAAGACCCGCGCCGGCCCATCGGCTCATTCATCTTTTTAGGCCCGACCGGTGTGGGCAAAACCGAACTGGCACGGGTTCTTGCCCGTTTCCTGTTCGGCGATGAGAACGCCCTGCTGCGGTTTGATATGTCCGAGTATATGGAGAAGTTCAATGTTTCGCGGCTTGTGGGCGCACCCCCGGGCTATGTCGGCTATGAAGAAGGGGGCCAGTTAACCGAAAAAGTACGGCGCAAACAGTACTCGGTCGTGCTGTTTGATGAGATTGAAAAGGCGCATCCGGATGTGTTCAACATCCTGCTCCAGATTCTCGATGATGGCCAGATTACCGACTCCCTGGGCAGAAAGGTCAACTTCAAAAACACCGTGATTATTATGACCTCAAACATCGCCTCAACCGAAATCCGCGGTCTGTCCGGTATCGGTTTTACCCCGGCAACACCCGAGGTGAACTACGAAAACATCCGGGACAAAGTTATGACCGAGGTAAAGAGGGTGTTCAGACCGGAGTTCCTCAATCGGGTTGATGAGGTAATTGTGTTCCGGCCCCTGGATAAGCCGCAGATGGAGGCGATTGTCGATATCCAGTTGCGGGAACTCTCCCGGCGTCTGGAAGAGAAAAAGATTACCATCGAATTGACCCCGGCGGCAAAAGAGCTTCTGGTTCAGGAAGGGTTTGACCCGCAGTACGGTGCCCGACCAATAAAACGGGCACTGCGCCGCCTTCTTGAAGACCCGCTTGCCGAAGAACTGCTCCGCGGTGGTTTAGCAGAAAACACCACGATTATCGTGGACCGGGATGGCAACCGATTAATCTTCCGGGAATCACCTAAGGGAGCCGAAGCGCCAATCAAAGAATGA
- a CDS encoding abortive infection family protein, translating to MEVKISQETLEFLRDVITGDKKISAYNSGPKLVSFFNSLGFNDTYGRGFPSRRDYTETRLRELNEQERINEVFEAYFNPRNFIGKEDLLYKLRDRINEYLKYDGYKLEINDRRAMLVSTAVETIEVPEISKLDNEVIRENIEKCDNRIKNGDFTGAITSARSFLEGLLLYIYLQIKGEKYTFTGDLPRLYKDVAKLIIKLNTAENTANDIKKVLGGLTAIVAGVSGISNRMADRHGRLAQYNQEMLRHVSILTVNSVKTLSLYLYSCYEEVREQDTAGNL from the coding sequence ATGGAAGTTAAAATTTCACAGGAAACTTTGGAATTTTTAAGAGATGTTATTACTGGAGATAAAAAAATATCTGCTTATAATAGTGGACCTAAGTTAGTAAGTTTTTTTAATTCATTGGGATTTAATGATACTTATGGGCGTGGTTTCCCTTCTAGGAGGGATTATACTGAAACGAGGCTTCGGGAATTAAATGAACAGGAACGGATTAATGAAGTATTTGAGGCTTATTTTAATCCCCGAAATTTTATTGGAAAAGAAGATTTGTTATATAAACTTAGAGATCGTATTAATGAATATCTTAAGTACGATGGATATAAATTAGAAATCAATGATAGAAGAGCGATGTTAGTATCTACCGCCGTTGAAACTATAGAGGTACCTGAAATATCTAAACTGGATAACGAGGTTATTAGAGAAAACATTGAAAAATGCGATAACAGGATTAAAAATGGTGACTTCACAGGTGCGATTACAAGTGCGCGATCTTTTTTAGAAGGTTTGCTTTTGTATATTTACCTTCAGATTAAAGGAGAAAAATACACCTTCACGGGTGATTTGCCTCGACTTTATAAGGATGTAGCAAAGCTGATTATTAAACTGAATACAGCAGAAAATACAGCAAATGATATAAAGAAAGTTTTAGGTGGTCTAACTGCTATCGTTGCTGGCGTATCCGGAATCAGCAATAGAATGGCGGACCGTCATGGTAGATTAGCTCAATATAACCAAGAAATGCTGAGGCATGTTTCTATTTTAACAGTTAATTCTGTCAAAACTCTGTCTTTGTACCTTTATAGTTGTTATGAGGAAGTAAGAGAACAAGATACCGCAGGAAACCTTTAG
- a CDS encoding T9SS type A sorting domain-containing protein, with product MKKALLILTLFFATTPVPIAAHNITIDSDEIPLVIDAYGRYRQNQSLFYWTPFDSTRQVWDLTRYPGQLRARVGLRDYTEGRYPAPDTMENDPPDPDVCEFDTLGNNAESEAYLYLDEFGLYGDGIDFSQQGFRFIGNYRPDGVIYNLPMYFGASWITAWSWQYEIFPGIPYQATEQHQKRIVARGKVKVPMSGEYFWPCLVIRDYMVYSDNMGTNDRRWIYEWVVPGHFCGANGVAAALSQNGASPDFVTVETFMQLDTLYIPGWDLYPPRFGATTIWTDTSFTGPFVVSSVITDNDAVGEESLFYRVNLAPTWTSVPADSQRGNTYYFTIPQVTAPARIDYYIWAMDEFCADNDIEFWTTFPFCSPESTMITFNVSLTGQEEFKPLLPGQAQLTITPNPAKDIALFRLNHPYARTARIEIYRVDGTLLNSLTLQPESKGTLSASYLTQHLAAGTYFYRCLAPSFTQTGKFTISK from the coding sequence ATGAAAAAAGCACTGCTAATCCTGACCCTGTTTTTCGCCACAACCCCCGTGCCGATAGCGGCTCATAACATAACAATTGACAGCGATGAAATCCCGCTTGTCATTGACGCTTATGGCAGATACCGGCAGAACCAGTCCCTTTTCTACTGGACACCGTTTGACTCCACCCGGCAGGTCTGGGATTTAACCCGCTACCCTGGGCAACTGCGCGCCCGGGTTGGCTTACGCGACTACACCGAAGGCAGATATCCGGCACCGGACACGATGGAAAACGACCCACCGGACCCTGATGTGTGTGAATTTGACACCCTCGGCAACAACGCCGAATCCGAAGCGTATTTGTACTTAGATGAGTTCGGGCTTTATGGCGACGGTATCGACTTCTCCCAGCAAGGTTTTCGCTTCATTGGTAACTATCGGCCCGATGGCGTCATCTACAACCTGCCGATGTACTTTGGTGCCAGCTGGATAACTGCCTGGTCCTGGCAGTACGAAATTTTTCCCGGCATACCTTATCAGGCAACTGAACAGCACCAGAAACGGATTGTTGCCAGAGGTAAGGTAAAAGTGCCGATGTCCGGTGAATACTTCTGGCCCTGCCTCGTAATCAGAGATTATATGGTTTACTCCGACAATATGGGCACCAATGACCGGCGCTGGATTTACGAATGGGTTGTACCGGGCCACTTCTGCGGTGCCAACGGTGTTGCCGCGGCACTGAGCCAGAACGGTGCTTCACCCGACTTTGTAACCGTCGAAACCTTTATGCAACTGGACACCCTCTACATTCCAGGCTGGGACCTCTATCCCCCAAGATTCGGCGCTACCACAATCTGGACCGACACATCCTTTACTGGTCCATTTGTCGTCTCCTCGGTTATCACCGACAACGATGCGGTGGGCGAAGAGTCGCTCTTCTACCGCGTCAACCTCGCGCCCACCTGGACTTCAGTTCCTGCCGACTCCCAGCGCGGCAACACCTACTATTTCACCATCCCTCAGGTTACCGCACCCGCGCGCATCGACTACTACATCTGGGCAATGGACGAGTTCTGTGCTGACAACGACATTGAATTCTGGACCACTTTCCCGTTCTGCTCGCCCGAAAGCACAATGATTACCTTCAATGTCAGCCTCACAGGTCAGGAAGAGTTTAAACCACTGCTCCCGGGTCAAGCGCAACTGACCATCACGCCCAATCCGGCAAAAGATATTGCCCTGTTCCGGCTTAACCATCCCTATGCCCGCACCGCCCGAATTGAAATCTACCGTGTTGACGGCACCCTGCTAAACTCCCTGACACTCCAGCCCGAATCCAAAGGAACACTCTCTGCCTCCTACTTGACCCAGCACCTTGCTGCCGGCACCTACTTCTACCGCTGCCTTGCTCCCAGCTTCACCCAGACCGGCAAATTTACCATCTCAAAATAG
- a CDS encoding T9SS type A sorting domain-containing protein, whose protein sequence is MFRRLTVVLLAVFSLALATRIWTPEELNRHLLMYQPAWSCRPETLLLGPRRFNYLHRIKLLCEFLVRYQVSDSTSPDYGGIIEAEHLPNIIETDNTQEALWVWTRWYELTGRDEYRQNINRAWHYILNHPAYQEHQGSPANIWYAVWNCGLGMWAEALYRRVYQDSSYLFYGDSCRNFYLTHPLNPANYLENFVTAQSSGMAYDYARERNDPVLKDTALVRGMRVKNWIEESARNRLGFQNWAMCGGTAFWGVAKTFGQEDTIAGRQWLLTYAESLPGFYPTGTWNCSHNIWLANAYRAAAELTNNPTYFIYHQYLTDTLLMKDTDLDGGIPATWTDPNIQDQTWVSTYLDFMGMDRLVSPVYDQDLALLQFIDPELGRLYLVGETIDVRLPIANVGRNNSTLATLTLFVANVPVDSTTVPALPFLATDTFAFSHLALNTSGPLELRAVLSPDQNPANDTIRQPLKVYKHCTVTGTLIDSLNRSPVTAKIRAQLFGRNEIWDSTTTDSAGNFSLTLIDSIFALTIEPPPPYHHFTQNIRFNADTSITLYAQPAAVLIVNNDTLSNYTGYYTTTLDTLGVTYCVWLRRSQGPLPGALLDRLQNRTVIWFTGNSRYQTVPVLDQDTLSQFLSQGGNLLLTGQNIAEDLAGTVFLESIAGCRFDSSGYSGFLVFGNRADSVGREVIGSATAGGNGANNQTSRDIIEPVNNSRLFLVYDTTTNLGAGVRNQLNSGGRVIALGFGFEAVNRPASRPNYFTRVQLMNTMLQWLIYGTGIAETPGIKAQPRASLTAFPTVFRQHLHLYSSQPVTVTIFDLSGRTVLSTRIPVGKTRLKLSSLGAGVYFLRSGDTAPISLVKIK, encoded by the coding sequence ATGTTTCGCAGGTTAACAGTTGTTCTTCTTGCTGTTTTCTCTCTTGCCCTTGCAACCCGCATCTGGACACCCGAAGAACTGAATCGCCATCTTTTGATGTATCAACCTGCCTGGTCCTGCCGCCCGGAAACGCTCCTTTTAGGACCACGGCGGTTTAACTATCTGCACCGGATAAAACTTTTGTGCGAATTTCTTGTCCGCTATCAGGTAAGCGACTCCACATCACCGGACTATGGTGGCATAATTGAAGCCGAGCACCTGCCAAATATCATTGAAACCGACAACACCCAGGAGGCGCTCTGGGTCTGGACCCGCTGGTATGAACTCACCGGCAGGGACGAGTATCGGCAGAACATCAACCGCGCCTGGCATTACATCCTGAACCATCCCGCATATCAGGAGCATCAGGGCAGTCCGGCAAACATCTGGTATGCGGTCTGGAACTGCGGTCTGGGAATGTGGGCAGAGGCGCTTTATCGCCGGGTTTATCAGGACTCATCCTACCTTTTCTACGGGGACTCGTGCCGGAACTTTTATCTCACCCATCCGCTCAATCCGGCAAACTACCTTGAGAACTTTGTTACCGCCCAGAGTTCGGGAATGGCTTACGACTATGCCCGGGAAAGAAACGACCCGGTTCTGAAGGACACCGCGCTCGTGCGGGGAATGAGAGTTAAAAACTGGATTGAAGAGAGTGCCCGGAACCGATTGGGTTTTCAAAACTGGGCGATGTGTGGTGGCACCGCTTTCTGGGGTGTTGCAAAAACATTCGGTCAGGAGGACACGATTGCAGGCAGGCAGTGGCTTTTGACCTATGCCGAATCTTTGCCCGGGTTTTACCCTACCGGCACCTGGAACTGCTCGCACAACATCTGGCTCGCCAATGCCTATCGGGCAGCAGCGGAGTTGACCAATAACCCCACTTATTTTATCTACCATCAGTACCTCACCGACACCCTTTTGATGAAGGACACCGACCTTGACGGTGGTATTCCGGCAACCTGGACCGACCCGAACATACAGGACCAGACCTGGGTCTCAACCTATCTTGACTTTATGGGAATGGACCGGCTTGTGAGCCCGGTTTATGACCAGGATTTGGCGCTATTGCAATTTATTGACCCGGAACTCGGGCGTCTTTATCTCGTAGGAGAAACAATAGATGTCCGATTACCGATTGCCAATGTCGGTAGAAACAACTCTACTTTAGCAACCCTGACCCTGTTTGTTGCCAATGTGCCGGTTGACTCTACAACTGTACCGGCGCTACCCTTCCTTGCCACCGACACCTTTGCCTTCTCTCACCTGGCCCTTAACACATCTGGTCCGCTCGAACTGCGTGCGGTCTTGAGCCCGGACCAGAACCCGGCAAATGACACGATTCGTCAACCGCTTAAAGTGTATAAACATTGTACCGTTACCGGCACCTTAATCGACTCGCTTAACCGTAGCCCGGTAACAGCGAAAATAAGAGCGCAACTTTTCGGTAGAAACGAAATCTGGGACTCAACAACCACCGACTCTGCTGGCAACTTCTCTTTGACCCTGATTGACTCGATATTCGCCTTAACCATAGAACCACCGCCACCTTATCACCACTTTACCCAGAACATCCGGTTTAATGCCGATACAAGCATCACCCTTTATGCCCAGCCCGCTGCGGTGCTGATTGTCAATAACGACACCCTGAGTAATTACACCGGCTATTACACCACAACCCTTGACACACTTGGCGTAACCTACTGCGTCTGGCTGAGAAGGAGTCAGGGACCACTTCCGGGCGCCTTACTTGACCGGTTGCAAAACCGCACCGTCATCTGGTTTACGGGCAACAGCCGATACCAGACCGTGCCGGTTTTGGACCAGGATACGCTTAGCCAGTTTCTCAGCCAAGGTGGAAATCTTTTGCTTACCGGCCAGAACATCGCTGAGGACCTTGCCGGCACCGTATTTCTGGAAAGCATTGCAGGCTGCCGGTTTGACTCTTCCGGTTATTCAGGATTTTTGGTTTTCGGCAACCGGGCAGATTCGGTCGGCAGAGAGGTGATCGGCAGCGCAACCGCAGGTGGCAATGGCGCCAACAACCAGACATCAAGGGACATCATTGAGCCGGTTAACAATAGCCGGCTGTTTCTTGTTTACGACACCACAACCAATCTTGGTGCAGGAGTGAGAAACCAGTTGAATTCGGGTGGTCGGGTAATAGCACTTGGTTTTGGTTTTGAAGCGGTCAATAGGCCCGCATCCCGACCCAACTACTTCACCCGGGTGCAGTTGATGAACACGATGCTCCAGTGGCTGATTTACGGCACCGGCATTGCGGAAACACCCGGGATTAAAGCCCAGCCCCGGGCATCACTTACCGCCTTCCCGACAGTTTTCCGGCAACACCTGCACTTATATTCTTCGCAACCGGTAACTGTTACAATTTTTGACCTCTCGGGCCGTACTGTTCTCTCAACCCGAATTCCTGTGGGAAAGACCCGATTAAAACTGTCCAGTCTTGGTGCTGGTGTTTACTTCCTGCGCAGCGGTGATACGGCTCCCATCTCATTGGTGAAAATAAAATAA
- a CDS encoding sodium-translocating pyrophosphatase: protein MAPTFWIAPASALLALGFALYLAVSSLRKSEGTEPMKEVARAVKEGATAYLKQQYKGVSLFFAVVFVLLGILALLKLQSPFVPFAFLTGGFFSGLAGFIGMSIGVRCSARTTWAAKQSLNSGLRVAFSSGMVMGLVVVGLGLIDISIWYLILNAVYAHEPLVHKLELITSTMLAFGIGASSQALFARVGGGIFTKAADVGADLVGKVEAGIPEDDPRNPAVIADNVGDNVGDIAGMGADLYESYVDSIIASMALSVVAFNGTGFEIAGVLLPMVLAGVGIVSSIIGSFLVRAGEKAEQSILLAALRRGIYGASILAAIVGFLITRWLLPQYWSVYWSILSGLVAGVLIGFFTEYFTSDSYAPTRAIAAEARTSPATVVIEGLSVGMRSTLPIVLVVVVAIILSYYLAGGGNAGLGLYGIGISAVGMLSTLGITLATDAYGPVADNAGGNAEMTHQEPIVRERTDALDALGNTTAATGKGFAIGSAALTALALIAAYRDEVRIVSQRFLGYTQTLDLSLLNPRLVAGLFAGAVIPMGVSSMVLKAVGRTASKIAEEVRRQFREIAGLMEGKAKPDYAKAVTICTKAAQKEMVAPALTAIIAPVITGLLLGPEGVAGFLIGGLASGFCLAVFMANTGGAWDNAKKFIEKGNYGGKGSDAHKAGVVGDTVGDPLKDAAGPSLNILLKLQSMISIVVLGLVLKLSSYLPWVK, encoded by the coding sequence ATGGCACCAACATTCTGGATTGCTCCAGCAAGCGCGCTCTTGGCGCTGGGATTTGCACTGTATCTGGCGGTAAGCAGTCTACGGAAAAGCGAAGGCACCGAGCCGATGAAAGAGGTTGCCCGGGCGGTTAAAGAGGGTGCGACCGCCTATTTGAAGCAGCAGTATAAGGGTGTCAGTCTTTTCTTTGCGGTGGTGTTTGTCCTTCTGGGTATTCTGGCACTTTTGAAGTTGCAGTCGCCGTTTGTGCCTTTTGCCTTTTTGACCGGTGGGTTCTTTTCCGGACTTGCCGGATTTATCGGGATGTCAATCGGTGTGCGTTGCAGTGCCCGCACGACCTGGGCGGCAAAGCAAAGTCTAAACTCTGGTTTGCGGGTGGCTTTTTCTTCCGGTATGGTGATGGGTCTGGTGGTTGTTGGTCTTGGCTTGATTGATATCTCTATCTGGTATCTGATTTTGAATGCGGTCTATGCCCATGAGCCGCTGGTGCACAAGTTAGAGTTAATCACTTCAACAATGCTTGCCTTCGGAATTGGTGCCAGTTCTCAGGCGCTTTTTGCCCGGGTAGGTGGTGGAATTTTTACCAAAGCGGCGGATGTTGGCGCGGACCTGGTGGGTAAGGTTGAGGCAGGGATTCCAGAAGACGACCCGCGCAATCCGGCGGTGATTGCCGACAATGTTGGCGACAATGTAGGCGATATCGCCGGTATGGGTGCCGATTTGTATGAGTCTTATGTTGACTCAATTATCGCTTCAATGGCGCTTTCGGTTGTGGCGTTCAATGGCACCGGTTTTGAAATTGCCGGCGTGTTGTTGCCGATGGTGCTTGCCGGTGTGGGGATTGTTTCTTCAATCATCGGCAGTTTTCTGGTGCGCGCGGGTGAGAAGGCAGAACAGAGTATCCTTCTCGCCGCATTGCGCCGGGGAATTTATGGTGCGTCCATTCTTGCTGCAATTGTCGGATTTCTAATCACCAGGTGGCTTTTACCCCAGTACTGGTCGGTTTACTGGTCGATACTTTCGGGTCTTGTTGCCGGTGTGCTGATTGGCTTCTTTACTGAGTACTTCACTTCGGACTCTTATGCGCCAACCCGGGCGATTGCGGCTGAAGCAAGGACTTCACCGGCAACTGTGGTGATTGAAGGGCTTTCGGTGGGTATGAGGTCAACGCTGCCGATTGTGCTGGTTGTCGTGGTGGCGATTATTCTCAGTTATTATCTGGCAGGCGGTGGTAATGCCGGGTTGGGTCTTTACGGAATCGGAATATCAGCGGTAGGAATGCTTTCAACACTCGGCATCACACTGGCGACCGATGCTTATGGTCCGGTTGCGGACAATGCCGGCGGTAATGCCGAGATGACCCATCAGGAGCCGATTGTGCGCGAGCGGACCGATGCGCTCGATGCGCTGGGAAACACGACCGCGGCTACTGGTAAGGGTTTTGCAATCGGCTCGGCCGCTTTGACCGCACTGGCGCTGATTGCGGCGTATCGGGATGAGGTACGAATCGTCAGCCAGCGGTTCCTTGGTTATACCCAGACGCTTGACCTTTCTTTGTTAAACCCGCGTCTTGTTGCCGGACTTTTTGCTGGCGCGGTGATTCCAATGGGTGTTTCTTCGATGGTGTTGAAGGCGGTTGGTAGAACCGCTTCGAAAATTGCGGAAGAGGTGCGACGGCAGTTTCGGGAGATTGCGGGACTGATGGAAGGTAAGGCGAAGCCGGATTATGCGAAGGCGGTCACGATATGCACTAAGGCGGCGCAGAAGGAGATGGTGGCACCGGCATTGACCGCAATTATTGCGCCGGTGATAACCGGGCTTCTTTTAGGTCCGGAGGGTGTTGCGGGATTTCTGATTGGTGGGCTGGCAAGCGGATTCTGTCTCGCAGTTTTTATGGCTAATACCGGTGGTGCGTGGGACAATGCGAAGAAGTTTATTGAGAAGGGTAACTACGGGGGCAAGGGTTCGGATGCGCATAAGGCGGGTGTTGTTGGTGATACGGTTGGTGACCCATTGAAGGATGCGGCAGGACCTTCATTAAACATCCTCCTGAAATTACAGTCGATGATTTCAATTGTCGTGCTTGGCCTGGTGTTGAAACTTTCTTCTTATTTGCCCTGGGTCAAGTAG